A single region of the Calonectris borealis chromosome 21, bCalBor7.hap1.2, whole genome shotgun sequence genome encodes:
- the TLR4 gene encoding toll-like receptor 4 isoform X1 has product MPRREALPPWTLVVVLQLALVPSQLAGCPLNPCLEVIPNKAFRCMGLNVSGVPAEVPNTTQNLDLSFSNLKSLGSDYFSSVPELQLLDLTRCHLQTIEDNSFKDLHKLSTLILTANSLQYLGTAAFYGLTSLKKLVLVETNIASLTDLPIGHLHTLQELNLGHNSIASLKLPKYFTNLTCLRHLSFVSNKITYISKGDLDALRKTNRLNLTLVLSLNDIKYIEPGSFAKLHLGELVLRSSFQNFNVMHTSLHGLIGLQVNRLIVGEFSDSQRLVNFQSGLLSGLCQVQMQEFVLISFRKFENNTDTLFNCIGNVSNIRLVDLELEEVSEVPMFSQVKQLECKKCMFKEVPAVKLSLFKELRVLRITKSKHLNSFRQKFESLSNLEVIDLSENHLSFTSCCSPQFHRCPNLKHLNLSFNSDIRVTGDFTNVKNLLYLDLQHTKLFGPGSYPVFLSLQKLIYLDISHTRTHVKSQCTFCGLNSLQVLKMAGNSFENNKLANNFKNLSHLHTLDISSCKLVQVDQSTFDALSELKELNISNNKLLSFDPVVYKPLQALTALDFSNNQLSVLLDSALEILPDSLVLLDISQNLFECSCVYLNFLKWIKEKQELLQNKELMICHTPAYVKNVSLSSFDLSSCQLNTSTVACSVIMLLAAVVFLFLIYKFYFQLYYSLVLLSGCKHSAERGDTYDAFVIHSSKDQEWVIKELVEPLEGGTPPFQLCLYYRDFLPGVPIVTNIIQEGFLSSRNVIAVISTDFLESKWCSFEFDIAQSWQLVEGKAGIIMIVLEEVNKALLRQRLGLSRYLRRNTYLEWKNKEISRHIFWRQLTGVLLEGKKWNHEEVKLM; this is encoded by the exons ATGCCCAGGAGAGAAGCTCTTCCTCCGTGGACACTCGTGGTGGTGCTGCAGCTGGCGCTTGTCCCATCACAGCTGGCAGGCTGCCCCCTCAATCCCTGTTTGGAG GTCATCCCTAACAAAGCTTTCAGATGCATGGGACTGAACGTCTCTGGAGTTCCTGCTGAAGTCCCAAATACCACCCAGAACTTGGATCTCAGTTTCAGCAATCTGAAATCACTGGGGTCAGATTATTTTTCATCAGTCCCTGAACTGCAGCTTCTGGATCTTACAAG GTGCCACCTCCAAACAATAGAAGATAACTCTTTTAAGGATCTTCATAAACTTTCCACCTTAATTTTAACTGCCAATTCCCTCCAGTACCTGGGGACAGCAGCCTTCTATGGCTTAACATCTCTGAAAAAGCTAGTATTGGTGGAAACCAACATAGCCTCTCTGACTGACTTACCCATTGGACACTTGCATACCCTGCAGGAGCTGAATTTGGGCCACAACAGCATTGCTTCATTGAAGCTTCCCAAGTATTTCACCAACCTGACCTGCCTCAGGCACCTGAGCTTTGTCTCCAATAAGATCACATATATCTCCAAAGGAGACCTTGATGCCTTAAGGAAAACGAACAGGCTCAACCTCACACTGGTGCTTTCTTTGAATGATATAAAATACATAGAGCCAGGGTCCTTTGCAAAGCTTCACCTTGGTGAGCTGGTTCTAAGGTCCTCTTTTCAGAACTTCAATGTGATGCACACTTCTCTTCATGGCCTGATTGGTTTACAGGTCAACAGACTAATAGTTGGAGAATTCAGCGACAGTCAGAGATTGGTAAACTTTCAGAGTGGACTCTTGAGTGGACTGTGTCAGGTACAAATGCAAGAGTTTGTCTTAATCTCTTTCAGGAAATTTGAGAATAACACAGACACTCTTTTTAACTGCATAGGCAATGTCTCCAATATTCGCTTGGTGGACCTCGAACTTGAAGAGGTGTCAGAGGTTCCTATGTTCTCTCAAGTGAAACAGCTGGAATGCAAGAAATGCATGTTTAAGGAAGTGCCTGCTGTGAAGCTGTCTCTTTTCAAGGAGCTAAGAGTGCTTCGTATTACCAAGAGCAAACACCTAAATAGCTTCCGGCAGAAATTCGAGAGTTTAAGTAACCTGGAGGTCATAGATTTGAGTGAGAATCACCTCTCTTTCACTAGCTGCTGTTCCCCTCAGTTTCACAGGTGTCCAAATTTGAAACACTTGAACCTAAGCTTCAATTCTGACATCAGGGTGACTGGAGATTTCACTAATGTGAAGAATTTGTTATATTTGGACCTTCAGCACACAAAGTTATTTGGTCCTGGCTCCTACCCCGTCTTTCTATCCCTTCAGAAACTCATTTACCTCGATATTTCCCATACCAGAACTCATGTTAAATCCCAGTGTACATTTTGTGGCTTGAATTCTTTGCAAGTGCTCAAGATGGCAGGCAACTCCTTTGAGAACAATAAATTGGCCAACAACTTCAAAAACCTAAGTCACCTCCACACCTTGGATATTTCAAGTTGCAAATTAGTACAGGTGGATCAAAGTACATTTGATGCCCTCTCTGAACTAAAAGAGCTAAACATCAGCAACAATAAACTACTGAGCTTTGATCCTGTAGTCTACAAGCCTCTCCAAGCCCTCACAGCCCTGGATTTCAGCAACAACCAGCTGAGTGTTCTGTTGGACTCAGCCCTGGAAATCCTACCTGATAGTCTGGTCCTGTTAGACATCTCTCAAAACCTGTTTGAATGCTCTTGTGTATACCTGAACTTTCTAAAATGGATCAAGGAAAAGCAGGAGCTACTGCAGAACAAGGAGTTGATGATATGCCACACGCCTGCCTACGTGAAGAACGTGAGCCTGTCAAGTTTTGATCTGTCCTCCTGCCAACTCAATACAAGCACAGTGGCATGCTCAGTGATCATGTTGCTCGCTGCAGTGGTGTTCCTCTTCCTGATTTACAAGTTCTACTTCCAGCTATACTACTCATTGGTGCTGCTCAGTGGGTGTAAACACTCTGCAGAAAGGGGTGACACCTACGATGCATTTGTTATCCACTCCAGCAAAGACCAAGAATGGGTGATAAAAGAGCTGGTGGAACCCTTAGAAGGAGGAACACCTCCCTTCCAGCTTTGTCTTTACTACAGGGATTTCCTACCAGGGGTACCCATTGTCACCAACATAATCCAAGAAGGTTTTCTGAGTAGCAGAAATGTCATCGCAGTCATCTCTACTGACTTTCTGGAGAGCAAGTGGTGTAGCTTTGAGTTTGACATTGCCCAGTCCTGGCAGCTTGTTGAAGGAAAGGCTGGAATCATCATGATTGTACTAGAAGAAGTGAATAAAGCCTTGCTGAGGCAGAGACTGGGGCTGTCCCGATACCTGAGGAGGAACACATATCTCGAGtggaaaaacaaggaaataagCAGGCACATCTTCTGGAGGCAGCTGACAGGAGTCCTGCTAGAAGGCAAAAAATGGAATCACGAGGAGGTAAAGCTCATGTGA
- the TLR4 gene encoding toll-like receptor 4 isoform X2, producing the protein MGLNVSGVPAEVPNTTQNLDLSFSNLKSLGSDYFSSVPELQLLDLTRCHLQTIEDNSFKDLHKLSTLILTANSLQYLGTAAFYGLTSLKKLVLVETNIASLTDLPIGHLHTLQELNLGHNSIASLKLPKYFTNLTCLRHLSFVSNKITYISKGDLDALRKTNRLNLTLVLSLNDIKYIEPGSFAKLHLGELVLRSSFQNFNVMHTSLHGLIGLQVNRLIVGEFSDSQRLVNFQSGLLSGLCQVQMQEFVLISFRKFENNTDTLFNCIGNVSNIRLVDLELEEVSEVPMFSQVKQLECKKCMFKEVPAVKLSLFKELRVLRITKSKHLNSFRQKFESLSNLEVIDLSENHLSFTSCCSPQFHRCPNLKHLNLSFNSDIRVTGDFTNVKNLLYLDLQHTKLFGPGSYPVFLSLQKLIYLDISHTRTHVKSQCTFCGLNSLQVLKMAGNSFENNKLANNFKNLSHLHTLDISSCKLVQVDQSTFDALSELKELNISNNKLLSFDPVVYKPLQALTALDFSNNQLSVLLDSALEILPDSLVLLDISQNLFECSCVYLNFLKWIKEKQELLQNKELMICHTPAYVKNVSLSSFDLSSCQLNTSTVACSVIMLLAAVVFLFLIYKFYFQLYYSLVLLSGCKHSAERGDTYDAFVIHSSKDQEWVIKELVEPLEGGTPPFQLCLYYRDFLPGVPIVTNIIQEGFLSSRNVIAVISTDFLESKWCSFEFDIAQSWQLVEGKAGIIMIVLEEVNKALLRQRLGLSRYLRRNTYLEWKNKEISRHIFWRQLTGVLLEGKKWNHEEVKLM; encoded by the exons ATGGGACTGAACGTCTCTGGAGTTCCTGCTGAAGTCCCAAATACCACCCAGAACTTGGATCTCAGTTTCAGCAATCTGAAATCACTGGGGTCAGATTATTTTTCATCAGTCCCTGAACTGCAGCTTCTGGATCTTACAAG GTGCCACCTCCAAACAATAGAAGATAACTCTTTTAAGGATCTTCATAAACTTTCCACCTTAATTTTAACTGCCAATTCCCTCCAGTACCTGGGGACAGCAGCCTTCTATGGCTTAACATCTCTGAAAAAGCTAGTATTGGTGGAAACCAACATAGCCTCTCTGACTGACTTACCCATTGGACACTTGCATACCCTGCAGGAGCTGAATTTGGGCCACAACAGCATTGCTTCATTGAAGCTTCCCAAGTATTTCACCAACCTGACCTGCCTCAGGCACCTGAGCTTTGTCTCCAATAAGATCACATATATCTCCAAAGGAGACCTTGATGCCTTAAGGAAAACGAACAGGCTCAACCTCACACTGGTGCTTTCTTTGAATGATATAAAATACATAGAGCCAGGGTCCTTTGCAAAGCTTCACCTTGGTGAGCTGGTTCTAAGGTCCTCTTTTCAGAACTTCAATGTGATGCACACTTCTCTTCATGGCCTGATTGGTTTACAGGTCAACAGACTAATAGTTGGAGAATTCAGCGACAGTCAGAGATTGGTAAACTTTCAGAGTGGACTCTTGAGTGGACTGTGTCAGGTACAAATGCAAGAGTTTGTCTTAATCTCTTTCAGGAAATTTGAGAATAACACAGACACTCTTTTTAACTGCATAGGCAATGTCTCCAATATTCGCTTGGTGGACCTCGAACTTGAAGAGGTGTCAGAGGTTCCTATGTTCTCTCAAGTGAAACAGCTGGAATGCAAGAAATGCATGTTTAAGGAAGTGCCTGCTGTGAAGCTGTCTCTTTTCAAGGAGCTAAGAGTGCTTCGTATTACCAAGAGCAAACACCTAAATAGCTTCCGGCAGAAATTCGAGAGTTTAAGTAACCTGGAGGTCATAGATTTGAGTGAGAATCACCTCTCTTTCACTAGCTGCTGTTCCCCTCAGTTTCACAGGTGTCCAAATTTGAAACACTTGAACCTAAGCTTCAATTCTGACATCAGGGTGACTGGAGATTTCACTAATGTGAAGAATTTGTTATATTTGGACCTTCAGCACACAAAGTTATTTGGTCCTGGCTCCTACCCCGTCTTTCTATCCCTTCAGAAACTCATTTACCTCGATATTTCCCATACCAGAACTCATGTTAAATCCCAGTGTACATTTTGTGGCTTGAATTCTTTGCAAGTGCTCAAGATGGCAGGCAACTCCTTTGAGAACAATAAATTGGCCAACAACTTCAAAAACCTAAGTCACCTCCACACCTTGGATATTTCAAGTTGCAAATTAGTACAGGTGGATCAAAGTACATTTGATGCCCTCTCTGAACTAAAAGAGCTAAACATCAGCAACAATAAACTACTGAGCTTTGATCCTGTAGTCTACAAGCCTCTCCAAGCCCTCACAGCCCTGGATTTCAGCAACAACCAGCTGAGTGTTCTGTTGGACTCAGCCCTGGAAATCCTACCTGATAGTCTGGTCCTGTTAGACATCTCTCAAAACCTGTTTGAATGCTCTTGTGTATACCTGAACTTTCTAAAATGGATCAAGGAAAAGCAGGAGCTACTGCAGAACAAGGAGTTGATGATATGCCACACGCCTGCCTACGTGAAGAACGTGAGCCTGTCAAGTTTTGATCTGTCCTCCTGCCAACTCAATACAAGCACAGTGGCATGCTCAGTGATCATGTTGCTCGCTGCAGTGGTGTTCCTCTTCCTGATTTACAAGTTCTACTTCCAGCTATACTACTCATTGGTGCTGCTCAGTGGGTGTAAACACTCTGCAGAAAGGGGTGACACCTACGATGCATTTGTTATCCACTCCAGCAAAGACCAAGAATGGGTGATAAAAGAGCTGGTGGAACCCTTAGAAGGAGGAACACCTCCCTTCCAGCTTTGTCTTTACTACAGGGATTTCCTACCAGGGGTACCCATTGTCACCAACATAATCCAAGAAGGTTTTCTGAGTAGCAGAAATGTCATCGCAGTCATCTCTACTGACTTTCTGGAGAGCAAGTGGTGTAGCTTTGAGTTTGACATTGCCCAGTCCTGGCAGCTTGTTGAAGGAAAGGCTGGAATCATCATGATTGTACTAGAAGAAGTGAATAAAGCCTTGCTGAGGCAGAGACTGGGGCTGTCCCGATACCTGAGGAGGAACACATATCTCGAGtggaaaaacaaggaaataagCAGGCACATCTTCTGGAGGCAGCTGACAGGAGTCCTGCTAGAAGGCAAAAAATGGAATCACGAGGAGGTAAAGCTCATGTGA